In Streptomyces sp. 1331.2, one genomic interval encodes:
- a CDS encoding TetR/AcrR family transcriptional regulator, with the protein MGRRERKKAQTRQSLADAALELFLERGYDQVGVKDVADAADVSVTTLFKHFTSKEALVFDQDDDLEAALVAAVRERPPGRSIPQALREHLLLHQTRFAVHAADPRFADFTRLVQDTPALRDYSQRMWTRHETALAQAIAQAVGAPEDDVSCAALARFALAARSLILQHPEPRRAADEAFALLEQGWAASHPGN; encoded by the coding sequence ATGGGGCGCCGCGAGCGCAAGAAGGCCCAGACCCGCCAATCCCTGGCCGACGCCGCACTCGAACTCTTCCTCGAACGCGGCTACGACCAGGTCGGCGTCAAGGACGTCGCCGACGCCGCAGACGTCTCGGTGACCACCCTGTTCAAGCACTTCACCAGCAAGGAGGCACTGGTCTTCGACCAGGACGACGACCTGGAAGCGGCCCTCGTCGCGGCCGTGCGCGAGCGGCCCCCGGGCCGGTCGATCCCGCAGGCCCTGCGCGAGCACCTGCTGCTGCACCAGACCCGGTTCGCCGTCCACGCCGCCGACCCGCGGTTCGCCGACTTCACCCGCCTGGTACAGGACACCCCCGCGCTGCGCGACTACTCCCAACGGATGTGGACCCGCCACGAAACGGCCCTGGCGCAGGCCATCGCGCAGGCCGTGGGCGCACCCGAGGACGACGTCAGCTGCGCCGCCCTGGCCCGGTTCGCCCTGGCGGCCCGCAGCCTGATCCTGCAGCACCCCGAACCGCGCCGGGCTGCCGACGAGGCATTCGCCCTGCTCGAACAAGGCTGGGCAGCCTCCCATCCGGGTAACTGA
- a CDS encoding alpha/beta hydrolase yields MRIVFVHGACVRDGSWWWHRTAESLRERGVLSVAPALPSCGEAGRPGGRDGPGLSEDVAAVRQALLDSDEPTVVVAHSYGGVVTAEAAAGVGSVRHLVMISSYLPEVGQSLSDFGGSSPAPFLDIDSDAGTFGVRPELLVDVFLQDCAPRSRRRRHTTSPGRACG; encoded by the coding sequence ATGAGGATCGTGTTCGTGCACGGGGCGTGTGTGCGGGACGGGTCGTGGTGGTGGCACCGCACTGCGGAGTCACTGCGGGAGCGAGGGGTGCTGAGCGTGGCGCCGGCGCTGCCGAGCTGCGGCGAGGCGGGCCGTCCCGGGGGCCGCGACGGTCCGGGGCTCTCCGAGGACGTCGCGGCAGTGCGGCAGGCGCTGCTCGACAGCGATGAACCCACTGTCGTGGTCGCCCACAGCTACGGCGGCGTCGTCACCGCGGAAGCCGCCGCGGGTGTCGGGTCGGTCCGCCACCTGGTGATGATCTCCAGCTACCTGCCCGAGGTCGGGCAGAGTCTGTCCGACTTCGGCGGCAGCAGCCCCGCCCCGTTCCTCGACATCGACTCCGACGCCGGAACCTTCGGGGTCCGCCCCGAGCTACTCGTGGACGTCTTCCTGCAGGACTGCGCCCCGAGATCCAGACGCAGGCGGCACACCACCTCGCCCGGCAGAGCGTGCGGGTGA
- a CDS encoding alpha/beta fold hydrolase encodes MTGQPVGAAAWQQVPSTYLVCARDRGTPPRLQRDFARRAGSMVELDSGHHPFLSQPDTVRDLLLSL; translated from the coding sequence GTGACCGGGCAGCCGGTCGGGGCGGCCGCATGGCAGCAGGTGCCCTCGACCTACCTCGTCTGTGCCCGGGACCGCGGCACCCCGCCACGCCTGCAGCGGGACTTCGCCCGCCGAGCCGGCAGCATGGTCGAACTCGACTCCGGCCACCACCCGTTCCTGTCCCAGCCGGACACGGTCCGGGACCTGCTGTTGAGCCTTTGA
- a CDS encoding protein kinase domain-containing protein → MEIGRVVGGRYRIEAGGVGEVRFARDTGSGQPVVVKVPAEAPGPAVRLRHPGIVTVLEAGEHEGKPFLAMERLDGYTLEDHLLDGWYRAAEVADFGAQVAEALAVAHRAGTAHGGIEPARLLLTPTGVVKILGFGTLPPAPSSDLSALGTTMRALLGHPVLPGSLGELGVIVAELLDSPAEQDPHLTGQFAARLRRLAQDLEELEDREPARQPRGPVGAQSFWVYQRPERLPAGRVLVAVICAALVAVTAFAIAVTA, encoded by the coding sequence ATGGAGATCGGCAGGGTGGTCGGCGGGCGGTACCGGATCGAGGCCGGCGGGGTGGGGGAGGTCCGGTTCGCGCGGGACACCGGGTCGGGGCAGCCGGTGGTGGTGAAGGTGCCGGCCGAGGCGCCGGGGCCGGCCGTCCGGCTGCGGCACCCGGGGATCGTCACGGTGCTGGAGGCGGGCGAGCACGAGGGCAAGCCGTTCCTCGCCATGGAGCGGCTCGACGGGTACACGCTGGAGGACCACCTGCTGGACGGCTGGTACCGGGCGGCCGAGGTCGCCGACTTCGGGGCCCAGGTCGCGGAGGCCCTGGCGGTCGCGCACCGGGCCGGGACGGCGCACGGCGGGATCGAGCCCGCCCGGCTGCTGCTCACCCCGACCGGAGTCGTGAAGATCCTCGGCTTCGGTACGCTCCCCCCGGCGCCGAGCTCCGACCTGTCCGCGCTCGGTACCACGATGCGCGCGCTGCTCGGACACCCGGTGCTGCCCGGCTCGCTGGGCGAACTCGGCGTGATAGTAGCGGAGTTGCTCGACTCACCGGCCGAGCAGGACCCACACCTGACCGGGCAGTTCGCCGCCCGGCTGCGCCGGCTCGCGCAGGACCTGGAGGAGCTGGAGGACCGGGAGCCGGCGCGGCAGCCCCGGGGCCCGGTCGGGGCACAGTCGTTCTGGGTCTACCAGCGCCCGGAGCGGCTGCCGGCGGGGCGGGTCCTGGTCGCGGTGATCTGCGCCGCGCTGGTCGCGGTGACGGCGTTCGCGATCGCGGTGACCGCCTGA
- the rbsD gene encoding D-ribose pyranase translates to MKKGGILNRHLAGAVAALGHGDQVLVCDAGMPVPDGPRVVDLAFRAGIPSFEDVLAGLLDELVIEGALAAQEVREANPATDELLTGSFAELAYVPHETLKELSAGARLVVRTGEARPYANVLLRCGVFF, encoded by the coding sequence GTGAAGAAGGGCGGGATTCTGAATCGCCATCTCGCCGGAGCCGTCGCCGCGTTGGGGCACGGCGACCAGGTGCTCGTGTGCGACGCAGGGATGCCGGTTCCGGACGGGCCCCGGGTGGTCGACCTCGCCTTCCGGGCGGGGATCCCGTCGTTCGAGGACGTACTGGCCGGGCTCCTCGACGAGTTGGTGATCGAGGGCGCACTCGCGGCGCAGGAGGTACGGGAGGCGAACCCCGCCACAGACGAGCTGCTGACCGGCTCCTTCGCCGAACTGGCCTACGTGCCGCACGAAACGCTGAAGGAGCTGAGTGCGGGGGCGCGCCTGGTGGTGCGGACCGGGGAAGCCCGGCCGTACGCGAACGTGCTGCTGCGGTGCGGGGTGTTCTTCTGA
- a CDS encoding ABC transporter permease/substrate-binding protein: MAAETLKGGTGAGGAAALRRLLLDNGALTALIALVIAMSALSGDFLTTDNLLNVGVQAAVTAVLAFGVTFVIVSAGIDLSVGSVAALSATVLAWSATAHGVPVAVAVLLALATGVAAGLVNGFLISYGKLPPFIATLATLSVGRGLALVISDGSPIAFPASVSHLGDTLGGWLPVPVLVMVAMGLVTAFVLGRTYIGRSMYAIGGNEEAARLSGLRVPRQKLAIYALSGVFAAVAGVVLASRLSSAQPQAATGYELDAIASVVIGGASLAGGTGKASGTLIGALILAVLRNGLNLLNVSAFWQQVVIGVVIALAVLLDTVRRKAGASPTAIGAPGGGRGRQAATYGIAAVVAVAIVGATSFLHGDPKAGTRKIGLSLSTLNNPFFVQIRSGAQAEAKLLGVDLTVTDAQNDASQQANQLQNFTSSKLAAIVVNPVDSDAASNSVQAAGKARIPVIAVDRGVNNADVNALVASDNVAGGEQAAKAIADKLGGSGKIVILQGLAGTSAARERAEGFAKGLEAYPGIEVVAQQPADFDRTKGLDVMSNLLQAHPDVQGVIAANDEMALGAVKALGSKAGESVQVVGFDGTPDGLKAVEQGALYASVAQQPSQLGKIAVDNAVKAIKGEKVEETIKVPVKVVTKETVAGFSG, from the coding sequence GTGGCCGCTGAAACGCTCAAGGGCGGTACGGGCGCCGGTGGCGCCGCGGCGTTGCGCCGTCTGCTGCTCGACAACGGCGCGCTGACCGCGCTGATCGCCCTCGTCATCGCCATGTCGGCGCTGTCGGGCGACTTCCTCACCACCGACAACCTGCTCAACGTCGGCGTCCAGGCGGCTGTGACCGCCGTCCTCGCCTTCGGCGTCACCTTCGTGATCGTCTCGGCGGGCATCGACCTGTCGGTCGGTTCGGTGGCCGCGCTGTCGGCGACCGTGCTGGCGTGGAGCGCCACGGCGCACGGAGTGCCGGTGGCCGTCGCGGTGCTGCTGGCGCTGGCGACGGGCGTGGCCGCCGGCCTGGTGAACGGCTTCCTGATCTCGTACGGCAAGCTGCCGCCGTTCATCGCGACGCTCGCGACGCTGTCGGTGGGGCGTGGCCTGGCACTGGTGATCTCGGACGGATCGCCGATCGCGTTCCCGGCCTCCGTCTCCCACCTGGGTGACACGCTCGGCGGGTGGCTGCCGGTGCCGGTACTGGTCATGGTGGCCATGGGGCTCGTCACGGCGTTCGTCCTCGGCCGTACGTACATCGGCCGCTCGATGTACGCCATCGGCGGCAACGAGGAGGCGGCCCGGCTCTCGGGTCTGCGGGTGCCCCGGCAGAAGCTCGCGATCTACGCGCTGTCCGGTGTGTTCGCCGCGGTCGCCGGTGTCGTCCTGGCCTCCCGGCTCTCCTCCGCGCAGCCGCAGGCGGCCACCGGGTACGAGCTGGACGCCATCGCCTCCGTCGTCATCGGCGGCGCCTCCCTCGCCGGGGGTACCGGCAAGGCGTCGGGGACGCTGATCGGCGCGCTCATCCTCGCGGTGCTGCGCAACGGGCTGAACCTGCTGAACGTCTCCGCGTTCTGGCAGCAGGTCGTCATCGGTGTCGTCATCGCCCTGGCGGTGCTGCTCGACACGGTGCGGCGCAAGGCCGGGGCCTCTCCCACGGCGATCGGGGCGCCAGGCGGCGGAAGGGGCAGGCAGGCCGCCACGTACGGGATCGCGGCTGTCGTGGCGGTGGCGATCGTGGGTGCGACGTCGTTCCTGCACGGCGATCCGAAGGCCGGCACCCGGAAGATCGGCCTCTCGCTCTCCACGCTCAACAACCCGTTCTTCGTGCAGATCCGGTCGGGTGCGCAGGCCGAGGCGAAGCTGCTGGGGGTGGACCTGACCGTCACCGACGCGCAGAACGACGCCTCGCAGCAGGCCAACCAGCTGCAGAACTTCACCAGTTCGAAGCTCGCGGCGATCGTCGTCAATCCGGTGGACTCCGACGCGGCGAGCAACTCCGTGCAGGCCGCGGGCAAGGCGAGGATCCCGGTCATCGCCGTCGACCGCGGCGTCAACAACGCCGATGTGAACGCACTGGTCGCCTCCGACAACGTCGCCGGCGGCGAGCAGGCGGCGAAGGCCATCGCCGACAAGCTCGGTGGCAGCGGGAAGATCGTGATCCTCCAGGGGCTGGCCGGTACCTCCGCCGCGCGCGAGCGGGCCGAGGGCTTCGCCAAGGGACTGGAGGCGTACCCGGGGATCGAGGTCGTCGCGCAGCAGCCGGCCGACTTCGACCGGACCAAGGGGCTCGACGTCATGTCGAACCTGCTCCAGGCGCACCCGGACGTCCAGGGTGTCATCGCCGCGAACGACGAGATGGCGCTCGGCGCGGTGAAGGCGCTCGGGTCCAAGGCCGGCGAATCCGTGCAGGTCGTCGGTTTCGACGGAACTCCCGACGGGCTGAAGGCGGTCGAGCAGGGGGCGCTGTACGCGTCGGTGGCCCAGCAGCCGTCGCAGCTCGGGAAGATCGCCGTGGACAACGCGGTCAAGGCGATCAAGGGGGAGAAGGTCGAGGAGACCATCAAGGTGCCGGTGAAGGTGGTCACGAAGGAGACCGTGGCCGGGTTCAGCGGCTGA
- a CDS encoding sugar ABC transporter ATP-binding protein: MSNADELLRIEGIRKTFPGVVALDRVDFDLRRGEVHVLLGENGAGKSTLIKMLSGAHAPDEGRILVGGEEVRIHGAQDSERLGIATIYQEFNLVPDLTVAENIFLGRQPRRFGVIDRKRMEADASELLDRVGVSVSPRARVRELGIARLQMVEIAKALSLDARVLIMDEPTAVLTSEEVEKLFVIVRRLREDGVGIVFITHHLEEIAALGDRVTVIRDGRSVGQVPASTPEEELVRLMVGRSIEQQYPRERAVPGTALLSVEGLSRDGAFHDVSFEVRAGEVVGVAGLVGAGRTEVVRAVFGADPYDRGTVRVAGADLKRHDIGAAMTAGIGLVPEDRKGQGLVLDQSVEENLGLVTLKAATRAGIVDLRGQHDAAERIAGQLGVRMAGLGQQVRTLSGGNQQKVVIGKWLLADTKVLILDEPTRGIDVGAKVEIYQLINELTATGAAVLMISSDLPEVLGMSDRVLVMAQGRIAGELSADEATQDAVMSLAVSNPTTELEAPRGR; this comes from the coding sequence GTGAGCAACGCGGACGAGTTGCTGCGCATCGAGGGCATACGGAAGACCTTCCCCGGGGTGGTCGCGCTGGACCGCGTCGACTTCGACCTGCGGCGGGGCGAGGTCCATGTGCTGCTCGGTGAGAACGGCGCGGGGAAGAGCACCCTGATCAAGATGCTCTCCGGTGCCCACGCCCCCGACGAGGGCCGCATCCTGGTCGGCGGTGAGGAGGTCCGCATCCATGGTGCGCAGGACTCCGAGCGACTCGGGATCGCCACCATCTACCAGGAGTTCAACCTCGTCCCCGATCTGACGGTCGCCGAGAACATCTTCCTGGGGCGCCAGCCGCGCCGGTTCGGGGTGATCGACCGGAAGAGGATGGAGGCGGACGCCTCGGAGCTGCTGGATCGCGTCGGCGTCAGCGTGTCGCCCCGCGCGCGGGTGCGCGAACTCGGCATCGCACGCCTGCAGATGGTCGAGATCGCCAAGGCGCTGAGCCTGGACGCGCGGGTTCTGATCATGGACGAGCCGACCGCCGTGCTGACCTCCGAGGAGGTCGAGAAGCTGTTCGTGATCGTGCGCAGGCTGCGCGAGGACGGCGTCGGGATCGTCTTCATCACGCACCACCTGGAGGAGATCGCCGCCCTCGGGGACCGGGTCACGGTCATCCGGGACGGCAGGTCGGTCGGGCAGGTGCCCGCCTCCACGCCGGAGGAGGAGCTCGTCCGGCTGATGGTCGGCCGGTCCATCGAGCAGCAGTACCCGCGCGAGCGGGCCGTCCCGGGCACCGCGCTGCTGTCCGTGGAGGGACTGTCCCGGGACGGTGCCTTCCACGACGTCAGCTTCGAGGTGCGGGCCGGCGAGGTCGTCGGCGTCGCGGGGCTGGTCGGGGCGGGGCGCACCGAGGTGGTCCGGGCCGTCTTCGGGGCCGACCCGTACGACCGCGGTACGGTCCGCGTCGCCGGGGCCGACCTGAAGCGGCACGACATCGGCGCCGCCATGACCGCGGGGATCGGGCTGGTGCCCGAGGACCGCAAGGGTCAGGGGCTGGTGCTCGACCAGTCGGTCGAGGAGAACCTCGGACTCGTCACCCTCAAGGCCGCCACCAGGGCCGGAATCGTCGACCTCAGGGGTCAGCACGACGCCGCCGAGCGGATCGCCGGGCAACTCGGCGTACGGATGGCCGGGCTCGGTCAGCAGGTGCGCACGCTGTCCGGCGGCAACCAGCAGAAGGTCGTCATCGGCAAGTGGCTCCTGGCCGACACCAAGGTGCTGATCCTCGACGAGCCCACGCGCGGCATCGACGTCGGCGCCAAGGTCGAGATCTACCAGCTCATCAACGAACTGACGGCGACCGGGGCCGCCGTCCTCATGATCTCCAGCGATCTGCCCGAGGTGCTCGGGATGAGCGACCGGGTGCTGGTGATGGCCCAGGGCCGGATCGCGGGCGAGTTGTCCGCCGACGAGGCCACGCAGGACGCGGTCATGTCGCTGGCCGTGAGCAATCCCACTACCGAACTGGAGGCCCCCCGTGGCCGCTGA
- a CDS encoding LacI family DNA-binding transcriptional regulator, which translates to MTSIKDVAAEAGVSVATVSRVLNEHPSVSEGARARVLAAVASLGYRPNAVARSLRTDQTHTLGLVISDVLNPYFTELARSVEEAARALGYSVIIGNADERPELQDHHVRTLLDRRIDGLLVSPTDGGSPLMLDAARAGTPMVFVDRWIPGVDVPVVRADGRGAVRDLVVHLHRLGHRRLAIIAGPAATTTGQERVEAFREALAECGLDLPDQYIGQGDFQAASGRRETERFLDLAEPPQVVFAADNLMALGALDAVRARGLRVPEDIALAAFDDIPWFVHTDPPITAIAQPTGELGRAAVRALVDRIEGRPPRSVTLPARLVVRRSCGENPVTNENPATNRSQS; encoded by the coding sequence GTGACGAGCATCAAGGACGTCGCCGCCGAGGCAGGCGTGTCCGTCGCCACTGTCTCGCGTGTCCTGAATGAGCACCCGTCGGTGAGCGAGGGCGCGCGGGCGCGGGTGCTGGCCGCCGTCGCATCGCTCGGGTACCGGCCCAACGCCGTGGCGCGGTCGCTGCGTACCGACCAGACCCACACGCTCGGCCTCGTGATCAGCGACGTGCTGAACCCGTACTTCACCGAGCTCGCACGGTCCGTGGAGGAAGCGGCGCGGGCGCTGGGGTACAGCGTGATCATCGGTAACGCCGACGAGCGGCCGGAACTGCAGGACCACCACGTACGGACGCTGCTGGACCGCCGTATCGACGGGCTGCTGGTCTCGCCCACCGACGGCGGGTCGCCGCTCATGCTGGACGCCGCCCGGGCCGGGACACCGATGGTGTTCGTGGACCGGTGGATCCCCGGCGTCGACGTGCCGGTGGTGCGGGCGGACGGGCGGGGTGCCGTACGGGATCTCGTCGTGCACCTGCACCGGCTGGGGCACCGGCGGCTGGCGATCATCGCCGGGCCGGCGGCCACCACGACCGGGCAGGAGCGCGTGGAGGCGTTCCGCGAGGCGCTGGCGGAGTGCGGCCTCGACCTGCCGGACCAGTACATCGGCCAGGGTGACTTCCAGGCAGCCAGCGGCCGGCGGGAGACCGAGCGGTTCCTCGACCTCGCCGAGCCCCCGCAGGTCGTGTTCGCGGCGGACAACCTGATGGCGCTGGGCGCGCTGGACGCCGTACGCGCCCGTGGCCTGCGGGTGCCGGAGGACATCGCGCTCGCCGCGTTCGACGACATCCCCTGGTTCGTGCACACGGACCCGCCGATCACCGCGATCGCCCAGCCCACGGGCGAGCTGGGCCGGGCCGCCGTGCGCGCGCTCGTGGACCGCATCGAGGGGCGGCCGCCGCGCTCGGTGACGCTCCCCGCCCGTCTCGTCGTTCGCCGCTCGTGCGGCGAGAACCCCGTGACGAACGAGAACCCCGCAACGAACAGGAGCCAGTCGTGA